The following proteins are co-located in the Dromaius novaehollandiae isolate bDroNov1 chromosome 10, bDroNov1.hap1, whole genome shotgun sequence genome:
- the LOC112996051 gene encoding lamin-B3-like isoform X1 → MATALSSTPAGGGRSLGRAAAAAASPLSPTRLSRLQEKEELRQLNDRLAAYIERVRALEADKAALQQRLAEQEAGSGRELGSLRLRYEAELADARRALDDIAIERAALQVELGKIGEEHRQLHSRNSKKEADLNLAQARVRDLDAQLNAKEADLATALSENRSLENDLRELKDQVVTLKLSLEDTKNHLHSEMLRRVDLENQMKTLQEQMTFQKRLHEDELKEAKRVHESRIAEIESGRQREFESKLSDALQGLRKQHEEQIQGYKEDLERTFSAKMENAQLSAARNSDFANAAREELMETKLRVDTLTSQVNQYQSQNAALENRIRELQETLDYDRDLHRRRMAEKEKEMAQAQQQVQAQLEEYEHLLDVKLALDLEINAYRKMLEGEEQRLKLSPSPSSHGIATQATTSQGRRFLHGKKRKMKEAKMRGHSTGFKTVQHASSSGNISIEEIDTEGKFVRLKNNSDEDQPLHGWVLRRRLGSVSDATYRFPSRFALQAGQMVTIWGADAGVSPGPSDLVWKSQSWGTGDTIGVTLITDDGEELAERKIMHVPRGEESGEQDDEYEEEITGSEMEFPSQVTCPKFKHMLSKKLISCRYYITT, encoded by the exons ATGGCCACGGCTCTGTCCTCCACGCCGGCCGGCGGGGGCCGCTCCctgggccgcgctgccgccgccgccgcctcgccgctgAGCCCGACGCGGCTGAGCCGgctgcaggagaaggaggagctgCGGCAGCTCAACGACCGCCTGGCCGCCTACATCGAGCGGGTGCGGGCGCTGGAGGCCGACAAGGCGGCGCTGCAGCAGCGGCTGGCCGAGCAGGAGGCGGGCAGCGGCCGGGAGCTGGGCAGCCTGCGGCTCCGCTACGAGGCGGAGCTGGCCGACGCCCGCCGGGCGCTGGACGACATCGCCATCGAGCGGGCCGCGCTGCAGGTGGAGCTGGGCAAGATCGGCGAGGAGCACCGGCAGCTGCACAGCAG GAATTCAAAGAAGGAAGCTGATTTAAACCTGGCACAGGCTCGCGTGAGGGACCTTGACGCTCAGCTGAACGCGAAGGAAGCCGACCTAGCAACAGCTCTGAGCGAGAACCGAAGCCTGGAGAACGACCTCCGGGAGCTGAAGGATCAAGTAGTCACT CTGAAGCTCTCACTGGAGGATACCAAAAATCATCTCCACAGTGAAATGTTGAGGAGAGTGGATCTGGAAAATCAAATGAAAACTTTGCAAGAGCAAATGACATTCCAGAAGCGCCTTCATGAAGAT GAACTCAAAGAGGCAAAAAGAGTCCATGAGAGCAGGATAGCAGAAATAGAATCCGGTCGTCAGAGAGAATTTGAGAGTAAGCTCTCGGATGCTCTGCAGGGGCTCAGaaaacagcatgaggaacaaatTCAAGGATACAAAGAGGACCTGGAACGAACATTCAGTGCAAAA ATGGAGAATGCCCAGCTGTCTGCAGCAAGGAATAGTGACTTTGCCAATGCTGCTCGGGAGGAGCTAATGGAAACAAAGCTGAGAGTCGATACTTTGACGTCCCAAGTTAATCAGTATCAAAGCCAG AATGCTGCTTTGGAGAACAGAATAAGGGAGCTACAGGAGACACTGGATTATGATCGTGATCTCCATCGAAGACGTatggcagaaaaagagaaagaaatggcacAAGCCCAGCAGCAGGTACAAGCACAGTTGGAAGAATATGAGCATCTCTTAGATGTGAAACTGGCTCTAGATCTGGAAATAAATGCCTACCGAAAGATGCTggaaggagaggagcagag GCTAAAGCTCTCACCTAGTCCATCTTCACATGGCATTGCAACTCAAGCAACAACAAGTCAAGGGCGCCGGTTTCtgcatgggaaaaaaaggaaaatgaaagaagccAAAATGAGAGGGCATAGTACTGGATTTAAGACTGTTCAGCATGCTTCATCTTCTGGAAATATATCTATTGAAGAAATTGATACTGAGGGGAAATTCGTCAGGCTTAAAAACAACTCTGATGAG GATCAACCACTGCATGGATGGGTGTTGAGACGACGGCTTGGAAGTGTGTCTGATGCAACATATAGATTCCCTTCACGGTTCGCTCTTCAGGCAGGCCAAATGGTTACA ATCTGGGGCGCAGATGCTGGTGTAAGCCCAGGTCCTAGTGATCTGGTCTGGAAGTCTCAGTCTTGGGGAACAGGGGACACCATTGGTGTTACACTCATCACAGATGATGGTGAG GAACTGGCAGAGAGGAAGATAATGCATGTACCCAGAGGAGAGGAAAGTGGCGAACAAGATGATGAGTATGAGGAAGAAATAACTGGAAGTGAAATGGAGTTTCCATCTCAGGTAACCTGCCCAAAGTTTAAACACATGCTATCAAAAAAACTAATTTCTTGTCGTTACTACATTACTACCTGA
- the LOC112996051 gene encoding lamin-B3-like isoform X3 gives MATALSSTPAGGGRSLGRAAAAAASPLSPTRLSRLQEKEELRQLNDRLAAYIERVRALEADKAALQQRLAEQEAGSGRELGSLRLRYEAELADARRALDDIAIERAALQVELGKIGEEHRQLHSRNSKKEADLNLAQARVRDLDAQLNAKEADLATALSENRSLENDLRELKDQVVTLKLSLEDTKNHLHSEMLRRVDLENQMKTLQEQMTFQKRLHEDELKEAKRVHESRIAEIESGRQREFESKLSDALQGLRKQHEEQIQGYKEDLERTFSAKMENAQLSAARNSDFANAAREELMETKLRVDTLTSQVNQYQSQNAALENRIRELQETLDYDRDLHRRRMAEKEKEMAQAQQQVQAQLEEYEHLLDVKLALDLEINAYRKMLEGEEQRLKLSPSPSSHGIATQATTSQGRRFLHGKKRKMKEAKMRGHSTGFKTVQHASSSGNISIEEIDTEGKFVRLKNNSDEDQPLHGWVLRRRLGSVSDATYRFPSRFALQAGQMVTIWGADAGVSPGPSDLVWKSQSWGTGDTIGVTLITDDGEELAERKIMHVPRGEESGEQDDEYEEEITGSEMEFPSQQNEDPSCSIM, from the exons ATGGCCACGGCTCTGTCCTCCACGCCGGCCGGCGGGGGCCGCTCCctgggccgcgctgccgccgccgccgcctcgccgctgAGCCCGACGCGGCTGAGCCGgctgcaggagaaggaggagctgCGGCAGCTCAACGACCGCCTGGCCGCCTACATCGAGCGGGTGCGGGCGCTGGAGGCCGACAAGGCGGCGCTGCAGCAGCGGCTGGCCGAGCAGGAGGCGGGCAGCGGCCGGGAGCTGGGCAGCCTGCGGCTCCGCTACGAGGCGGAGCTGGCCGACGCCCGCCGGGCGCTGGACGACATCGCCATCGAGCGGGCCGCGCTGCAGGTGGAGCTGGGCAAGATCGGCGAGGAGCACCGGCAGCTGCACAGCAG GAATTCAAAGAAGGAAGCTGATTTAAACCTGGCACAGGCTCGCGTGAGGGACCTTGACGCTCAGCTGAACGCGAAGGAAGCCGACCTAGCAACAGCTCTGAGCGAGAACCGAAGCCTGGAGAACGACCTCCGGGAGCTGAAGGATCAAGTAGTCACT CTGAAGCTCTCACTGGAGGATACCAAAAATCATCTCCACAGTGAAATGTTGAGGAGAGTGGATCTGGAAAATCAAATGAAAACTTTGCAAGAGCAAATGACATTCCAGAAGCGCCTTCATGAAGAT GAACTCAAAGAGGCAAAAAGAGTCCATGAGAGCAGGATAGCAGAAATAGAATCCGGTCGTCAGAGAGAATTTGAGAGTAAGCTCTCGGATGCTCTGCAGGGGCTCAGaaaacagcatgaggaacaaatTCAAGGATACAAAGAGGACCTGGAACGAACATTCAGTGCAAAA ATGGAGAATGCCCAGCTGTCTGCAGCAAGGAATAGTGACTTTGCCAATGCTGCTCGGGAGGAGCTAATGGAAACAAAGCTGAGAGTCGATACTTTGACGTCCCAAGTTAATCAGTATCAAAGCCAG AATGCTGCTTTGGAGAACAGAATAAGGGAGCTACAGGAGACACTGGATTATGATCGTGATCTCCATCGAAGACGTatggcagaaaaagagaaagaaatggcacAAGCCCAGCAGCAGGTACAAGCACAGTTGGAAGAATATGAGCATCTCTTAGATGTGAAACTGGCTCTAGATCTGGAAATAAATGCCTACCGAAAGATGCTggaaggagaggagcagag GCTAAAGCTCTCACCTAGTCCATCTTCACATGGCATTGCAACTCAAGCAACAACAAGTCAAGGGCGCCGGTTTCtgcatgggaaaaaaaggaaaatgaaagaagccAAAATGAGAGGGCATAGTACTGGATTTAAGACTGTTCAGCATGCTTCATCTTCTGGAAATATATCTATTGAAGAAATTGATACTGAGGGGAAATTCGTCAGGCTTAAAAACAACTCTGATGAG GATCAACCACTGCATGGATGGGTGTTGAGACGACGGCTTGGAAGTGTGTCTGATGCAACATATAGATTCCCTTCACGGTTCGCTCTTCAGGCAGGCCAAATGGTTACA ATCTGGGGCGCAGATGCTGGTGTAAGCCCAGGTCCTAGTGATCTGGTCTGGAAGTCTCAGTCTTGGGGAACAGGGGACACCATTGGTGTTACACTCATCACAGATGATGGTGAG GAACTGGCAGAGAGGAAGATAATGCATGTACCCAGAGGAGAGGAAAGTGGCGAACAAGATGATGAGTATGAGGAAGAAATAACTGGAAGTGAAATGGAGTTTCCATCTCAG caaaatGAGGACCCTAGCTGTTCTATCATGTAA
- the LOC112996051 gene encoding lamin-B3-like isoform X2, whose amino-acid sequence MATALSSTPAGGGRSLGRAAAAAASPLSPTRLSRLQEKEELRQLNDRLAAYIERVRALEADKAALQQRLAEQEAGSGRELGSLRLRYEAELADARRALDDIAIERAALQVELGKIGEEHRQLHSRNSKKEADLNLAQARVRDLDAQLNAKEADLATALSENRSLENDLRELKDQVVTLKLSLEDTKNHLHSEMLRRVDLENQMKTLQEQMTFQKRLHEDELKEAKRVHESRIAEIESGRQREFESKLSDALQGLRKQHEEQIQGYKEDLERTFSAKMENAQLSAARNSDFANAAREELMETKLRVDTLTSQVNQYQSQNAALENRIRELQETLDYDRDLHRRRMAEKEKEMAQAQQQVQAQLEEYEHLLDVKLALDLEINAYRKMLEGEEQRLKLSPSPSSHGIATQATTSQGRRFLHGKKRKMKEAKMRGHSTGFKTVQHASSSGNISIEEIDTEGKFVRLKNNSDEDQPLHGWVLRRRLGSVSDATYRFPSRFALQAGQMVTIWGADAGVSPGPSDLVWKSQSWGTGDTIGVTLITDDGEELAERKIMHVPRGEESGEQDDEYEEEITGSEMEFPSQTKRRRKKKCCLVS is encoded by the exons ATGGCCACGGCTCTGTCCTCCACGCCGGCCGGCGGGGGCCGCTCCctgggccgcgctgccgccgccgccgcctcgccgctgAGCCCGACGCGGCTGAGCCGgctgcaggagaaggaggagctgCGGCAGCTCAACGACCGCCTGGCCGCCTACATCGAGCGGGTGCGGGCGCTGGAGGCCGACAAGGCGGCGCTGCAGCAGCGGCTGGCCGAGCAGGAGGCGGGCAGCGGCCGGGAGCTGGGCAGCCTGCGGCTCCGCTACGAGGCGGAGCTGGCCGACGCCCGCCGGGCGCTGGACGACATCGCCATCGAGCGGGCCGCGCTGCAGGTGGAGCTGGGCAAGATCGGCGAGGAGCACCGGCAGCTGCACAGCAG GAATTCAAAGAAGGAAGCTGATTTAAACCTGGCACAGGCTCGCGTGAGGGACCTTGACGCTCAGCTGAACGCGAAGGAAGCCGACCTAGCAACAGCTCTGAGCGAGAACCGAAGCCTGGAGAACGACCTCCGGGAGCTGAAGGATCAAGTAGTCACT CTGAAGCTCTCACTGGAGGATACCAAAAATCATCTCCACAGTGAAATGTTGAGGAGAGTGGATCTGGAAAATCAAATGAAAACTTTGCAAGAGCAAATGACATTCCAGAAGCGCCTTCATGAAGAT GAACTCAAAGAGGCAAAAAGAGTCCATGAGAGCAGGATAGCAGAAATAGAATCCGGTCGTCAGAGAGAATTTGAGAGTAAGCTCTCGGATGCTCTGCAGGGGCTCAGaaaacagcatgaggaacaaatTCAAGGATACAAAGAGGACCTGGAACGAACATTCAGTGCAAAA ATGGAGAATGCCCAGCTGTCTGCAGCAAGGAATAGTGACTTTGCCAATGCTGCTCGGGAGGAGCTAATGGAAACAAAGCTGAGAGTCGATACTTTGACGTCCCAAGTTAATCAGTATCAAAGCCAG AATGCTGCTTTGGAGAACAGAATAAGGGAGCTACAGGAGACACTGGATTATGATCGTGATCTCCATCGAAGACGTatggcagaaaaagagaaagaaatggcacAAGCCCAGCAGCAGGTACAAGCACAGTTGGAAGAATATGAGCATCTCTTAGATGTGAAACTGGCTCTAGATCTGGAAATAAATGCCTACCGAAAGATGCTggaaggagaggagcagag GCTAAAGCTCTCACCTAGTCCATCTTCACATGGCATTGCAACTCAAGCAACAACAAGTCAAGGGCGCCGGTTTCtgcatgggaaaaaaaggaaaatgaaagaagccAAAATGAGAGGGCATAGTACTGGATTTAAGACTGTTCAGCATGCTTCATCTTCTGGAAATATATCTATTGAAGAAATTGATACTGAGGGGAAATTCGTCAGGCTTAAAAACAACTCTGATGAG GATCAACCACTGCATGGATGGGTGTTGAGACGACGGCTTGGAAGTGTGTCTGATGCAACATATAGATTCCCTTCACGGTTCGCTCTTCAGGCAGGCCAAATGGTTACA ATCTGGGGCGCAGATGCTGGTGTAAGCCCAGGTCCTAGTGATCTGGTCTGGAAGTCTCAGTCTTGGGGAACAGGGGACACCATTGGTGTTACACTCATCACAGATGATGGTGAG GAACTGGCAGAGAGGAAGATAATGCATGTACCCAGAGGAGAGGAAAGTGGCGAACAAGATGATGAGTATGAGGAAGAAATAACTGGAAGTGAAATGGAGTTTCCATCTCAG accaaaagaagaagaaaaaagaaatgttgtttGGTTTCATGA
- the LOC112996051 gene encoding lamin-B3-like isoform X4: MATALSSTPAGGGRSLGRAAAAAASPLSPTRLSRLQEKEELRQLNDRLAAYIERVRALEADKAALQQRLAEQEAGSGRELGSLRLRYEAELADARRALDDIAIERAALQVELGKIGEEHRQLHSRNSKKEADLNLAQARVRDLDAQLNAKEADLATALSENRSLENDLRELKDQVVTLKLSLEDTKNHLHSEMLRRVDLENQMKTLQEQMTFQKRLHEDELKEAKRVHESRIAEIESGRQREFESKLSDALQGLRKQHEEQIQGYKEDLERTFSAKMENAQLSAARNSDFANAAREELMETKLRVDTLTSQVNQYQSQNAALENRIRELQETLDYDRDLHRRRMAEKEKEMAQAQQQVQAQLEEYEHLLDVKLALDLEINAYRKMLEGEEQRLKLSPSPSSHGIATQATTSQGRRFLHGKKRKMKEAKMRGHSTGFKTVQHASSSGNISIEEIDTEGKFVRLKNNSDEDQPLHGWVLRRRLGSVSDATYRFPSRFALQAGQMVTIWGADAGVSPGPSDLVWKSQSWGTGDTIGVTLITDDGEELAERKIMHVPRGEESGEQDDEYEEEITGSEMEFPSQQLYNTTVSH, encoded by the exons ATGGCCACGGCTCTGTCCTCCACGCCGGCCGGCGGGGGCCGCTCCctgggccgcgctgccgccgccgccgcctcgccgctgAGCCCGACGCGGCTGAGCCGgctgcaggagaaggaggagctgCGGCAGCTCAACGACCGCCTGGCCGCCTACATCGAGCGGGTGCGGGCGCTGGAGGCCGACAAGGCGGCGCTGCAGCAGCGGCTGGCCGAGCAGGAGGCGGGCAGCGGCCGGGAGCTGGGCAGCCTGCGGCTCCGCTACGAGGCGGAGCTGGCCGACGCCCGCCGGGCGCTGGACGACATCGCCATCGAGCGGGCCGCGCTGCAGGTGGAGCTGGGCAAGATCGGCGAGGAGCACCGGCAGCTGCACAGCAG GAATTCAAAGAAGGAAGCTGATTTAAACCTGGCACAGGCTCGCGTGAGGGACCTTGACGCTCAGCTGAACGCGAAGGAAGCCGACCTAGCAACAGCTCTGAGCGAGAACCGAAGCCTGGAGAACGACCTCCGGGAGCTGAAGGATCAAGTAGTCACT CTGAAGCTCTCACTGGAGGATACCAAAAATCATCTCCACAGTGAAATGTTGAGGAGAGTGGATCTGGAAAATCAAATGAAAACTTTGCAAGAGCAAATGACATTCCAGAAGCGCCTTCATGAAGAT GAACTCAAAGAGGCAAAAAGAGTCCATGAGAGCAGGATAGCAGAAATAGAATCCGGTCGTCAGAGAGAATTTGAGAGTAAGCTCTCGGATGCTCTGCAGGGGCTCAGaaaacagcatgaggaacaaatTCAAGGATACAAAGAGGACCTGGAACGAACATTCAGTGCAAAA ATGGAGAATGCCCAGCTGTCTGCAGCAAGGAATAGTGACTTTGCCAATGCTGCTCGGGAGGAGCTAATGGAAACAAAGCTGAGAGTCGATACTTTGACGTCCCAAGTTAATCAGTATCAAAGCCAG AATGCTGCTTTGGAGAACAGAATAAGGGAGCTACAGGAGACACTGGATTATGATCGTGATCTCCATCGAAGACGTatggcagaaaaagagaaagaaatggcacAAGCCCAGCAGCAGGTACAAGCACAGTTGGAAGAATATGAGCATCTCTTAGATGTGAAACTGGCTCTAGATCTGGAAATAAATGCCTACCGAAAGATGCTggaaggagaggagcagag GCTAAAGCTCTCACCTAGTCCATCTTCACATGGCATTGCAACTCAAGCAACAACAAGTCAAGGGCGCCGGTTTCtgcatgggaaaaaaaggaaaatgaaagaagccAAAATGAGAGGGCATAGTACTGGATTTAAGACTGTTCAGCATGCTTCATCTTCTGGAAATATATCTATTGAAGAAATTGATACTGAGGGGAAATTCGTCAGGCTTAAAAACAACTCTGATGAG GATCAACCACTGCATGGATGGGTGTTGAGACGACGGCTTGGAAGTGTGTCTGATGCAACATATAGATTCCCTTCACGGTTCGCTCTTCAGGCAGGCCAAATGGTTACA ATCTGGGGCGCAGATGCTGGTGTAAGCCCAGGTCCTAGTGATCTGGTCTGGAAGTCTCAGTCTTGGGGAACAGGGGACACCATTGGTGTTACACTCATCACAGATGATGGTGAG GAACTGGCAGAGAGGAAGATAATGCATGTACCCAGAGGAGAGGAAAGTGGCGAACAAGATGATGAGTATGAGGAAGAAATAACTGGAAGTGAAATGGAGTTTCCATCTCAG CAGCTTTACAACACAACTGTGAGCCACTGA
- the LOC112996051 gene encoding lamin-B3-like isoform X5, which yields MATALSSTPAGGGRSLGRAAAAAASPLSPTRLSRLQEKEELRQLNDRLAAYIERVRALEADKAALQQRLAEQEAGSGRELGSLRLRYEAELADARRALDDIAIERAALQVELGKIGEEHRQLHSRNSKKEADLNLAQARVRDLDAQLNAKEADLATALSENRSLENDLRELKDQVVTLKLSLEDTKNHLHSEMLRRVDLENQMKTLQEQMTFQKRLHEDELKEAKRVHESRIAEIESGRQREFESKLSDALQGLRKQHEEQIQGYKEDLERTFSAKMENAQLSAARNSDFANAAREELMETKLRVDTLTSQVNQYQSQNAALENRIRELQETLDYDRDLHRRRMAEKEKEMAQAQQQVQAQLEEYEHLLDVKLALDLEINAYRKMLEGEEQRLKLSPSPSSHGIATQATTSQGRRFLHGKKRKMKEAKMRGHSTGFKTVQHASSSGNISIEEIDTEGKFVRLKNNSDEDQPLHGWVLRRRLGSVSDATYRFPSRFALQAGQMVTIWGADAGVSPGPSDLVWKSQSWGTGDTIGVTLITDDGEELAERKIMHVPRGEESGEQDDEYEEEITGSEMEFPSQLYNTTVSH from the exons ATGGCCACGGCTCTGTCCTCCACGCCGGCCGGCGGGGGCCGCTCCctgggccgcgctgccgccgccgccgcctcgccgctgAGCCCGACGCGGCTGAGCCGgctgcaggagaaggaggagctgCGGCAGCTCAACGACCGCCTGGCCGCCTACATCGAGCGGGTGCGGGCGCTGGAGGCCGACAAGGCGGCGCTGCAGCAGCGGCTGGCCGAGCAGGAGGCGGGCAGCGGCCGGGAGCTGGGCAGCCTGCGGCTCCGCTACGAGGCGGAGCTGGCCGACGCCCGCCGGGCGCTGGACGACATCGCCATCGAGCGGGCCGCGCTGCAGGTGGAGCTGGGCAAGATCGGCGAGGAGCACCGGCAGCTGCACAGCAG GAATTCAAAGAAGGAAGCTGATTTAAACCTGGCACAGGCTCGCGTGAGGGACCTTGACGCTCAGCTGAACGCGAAGGAAGCCGACCTAGCAACAGCTCTGAGCGAGAACCGAAGCCTGGAGAACGACCTCCGGGAGCTGAAGGATCAAGTAGTCACT CTGAAGCTCTCACTGGAGGATACCAAAAATCATCTCCACAGTGAAATGTTGAGGAGAGTGGATCTGGAAAATCAAATGAAAACTTTGCAAGAGCAAATGACATTCCAGAAGCGCCTTCATGAAGAT GAACTCAAAGAGGCAAAAAGAGTCCATGAGAGCAGGATAGCAGAAATAGAATCCGGTCGTCAGAGAGAATTTGAGAGTAAGCTCTCGGATGCTCTGCAGGGGCTCAGaaaacagcatgaggaacaaatTCAAGGATACAAAGAGGACCTGGAACGAACATTCAGTGCAAAA ATGGAGAATGCCCAGCTGTCTGCAGCAAGGAATAGTGACTTTGCCAATGCTGCTCGGGAGGAGCTAATGGAAACAAAGCTGAGAGTCGATACTTTGACGTCCCAAGTTAATCAGTATCAAAGCCAG AATGCTGCTTTGGAGAACAGAATAAGGGAGCTACAGGAGACACTGGATTATGATCGTGATCTCCATCGAAGACGTatggcagaaaaagagaaagaaatggcacAAGCCCAGCAGCAGGTACAAGCACAGTTGGAAGAATATGAGCATCTCTTAGATGTGAAACTGGCTCTAGATCTGGAAATAAATGCCTACCGAAAGATGCTggaaggagaggagcagag GCTAAAGCTCTCACCTAGTCCATCTTCACATGGCATTGCAACTCAAGCAACAACAAGTCAAGGGCGCCGGTTTCtgcatgggaaaaaaaggaaaatgaaagaagccAAAATGAGAGGGCATAGTACTGGATTTAAGACTGTTCAGCATGCTTCATCTTCTGGAAATATATCTATTGAAGAAATTGATACTGAGGGGAAATTCGTCAGGCTTAAAAACAACTCTGATGAG GATCAACCACTGCATGGATGGGTGTTGAGACGACGGCTTGGAAGTGTGTCTGATGCAACATATAGATTCCCTTCACGGTTCGCTCTTCAGGCAGGCCAAATGGTTACA ATCTGGGGCGCAGATGCTGGTGTAAGCCCAGGTCCTAGTGATCTGGTCTGGAAGTCTCAGTCTTGGGGAACAGGGGACACCATTGGTGTTACACTCATCACAGATGATGGTGAG GAACTGGCAGAGAGGAAGATAATGCATGTACCCAGAGGAGAGGAAAGTGGCGAACAAGATGATGAGTATGAGGAAGAAATAACTGGAAGTGAAATGGAGTTTCCATCTCAG CTTTACAACACAACTGTGAGCCACTGA